A section of the Agromyces aurantiacus genome encodes:
- a CDS encoding acyltransferase family protein: protein MTRLDRSRFRPDIQGLRAIAVGLVLLYHAGVPGVPGGYVGVDVFFVISGFLISSHLLESIERDGRLSFGQFYARRARRILPASFVVAGLTAVAVVLFFPPLGVERVLRDAFATVLYVPNVWFAAQNTDYLADHSPSPYQHFWSLGVEEQFYLLWPLALLGLALMCRGRRALVVTGIALLAAVSLAACILLTRTSPPIAFFLLPTRAWELLAGALVGAAVLGRTPRVAPWIAATGGWLGIGMIAAAAIAFDDATPFPGSAAVLPVTGTAAVIYFGTTPSPWSPRAMLAVRPMQWIGLISYSLYLVHWPLLVIPQAAIGYERPLPVWATIALGIVLAVPLAWALFRFVEEPMRAPARLVRRRPRVTLLATAAVTGVLALLLGGGVAWSAGRQLSGGPAVEAAPDHPTSPPAAATYVPANLTPSLETASEDIPAVYPDGCHHDVSAESVQDCAYGNPDGSFHVALFGDSHSAQWLPALEALAGTDSDLAIRAYTKSSCPAVDVTVLDKNVPYLSCDRWRAAVMAELTANPPDLVVFSSYAAYAIDGVDDPEARLTTWADGTARAVAAMRQAGSRVLVIADTPRFRAAPSLCISSHLEDVRPCSALRAEALDAAQTEAERTSVEAAGGTFVDLTPYLCDQVECPVVVHDLLVYRDVNHLTASYVRYLAPALADAVG, encoded by the coding sequence GTGACCCGTCTCGATCGCAGCCGGTTCCGACCGGACATCCAGGGGCTGAGGGCCATCGCCGTCGGGCTGGTGCTGCTCTACCACGCCGGCGTCCCGGGCGTGCCGGGCGGGTACGTCGGGGTCGACGTCTTCTTCGTCATCTCGGGGTTCCTGATCTCCAGTCACCTGCTGGAGTCGATCGAGCGCGACGGGAGGCTCTCGTTCGGCCAGTTCTATGCTCGGCGCGCGCGCCGGATCCTTCCGGCGTCGTTCGTCGTCGCGGGTCTGACCGCCGTCGCCGTCGTCCTGTTCTTTCCCCCGCTGGGAGTCGAACGAGTGCTCAGGGATGCATTCGCCACGGTGCTCTACGTGCCGAACGTGTGGTTCGCCGCACAGAACACCGACTACCTCGCGGATCACTCGCCTTCGCCCTACCAGCACTTCTGGTCGCTCGGCGTCGAGGAGCAGTTCTATCTGCTCTGGCCCCTGGCCCTCCTCGGTCTCGCGCTCATGTGCCGTGGCCGGCGCGCGCTCGTCGTCACGGGGATCGCCCTCCTCGCGGCCGTCAGCCTCGCGGCATGCATCCTGCTGACCAGGACGAGCCCGCCGATCGCGTTCTTCCTGCTTCCGACCCGCGCATGGGAACTGCTCGCGGGCGCGCTGGTCGGCGCCGCCGTGCTCGGGCGCACCCCGCGGGTCGCGCCGTGGATCGCCGCGACCGGTGGATGGCTCGGAATCGGGATGATCGCCGCTGCCGCGATCGCGTTCGACGACGCCACTCCGTTCCCGGGTTCCGCGGCCGTGCTTCCGGTGACCGGCACGGCGGCGGTCATCTACTTCGGGACGACCCCCTCGCCGTGGAGCCCTCGCGCGATGCTCGCGGTGCGCCCGATGCAGTGGATCGGCCTGATCTCCTACTCGCTGTACCTCGTGCACTGGCCGCTGCTCGTCATCCCCCAGGCGGCGATCGGGTACGAGCGGCCGCTGCCGGTCTGGGCGACCATCGCTCTCGGCATCGTCCTGGCCGTACCGCTCGCCTGGGCGCTGTTCCGGTTCGTGGAGGAACCGATGCGCGCACCCGCGCGGCTTGTTCGTCGGCGCCCGCGGGTCACGTTGCTCGCGACCGCCGCCGTCACCGGAGTGCTCGCCCTGCTGCTCGGCGGCGGAGTCGCCTGGTCTGCCGGCCGCCAGCTCTCCGGCGGCCCCGCGGTCGAGGCCGCCCCCGACCACCCCACGTCGCCGCCGGCCGCCGCAACGTACGTGCCCGCGAATCTCACGCCCTCGCTCGAGACCGCGAGCGAGGACATCCCGGCGGTGTACCCGGACGGATGCCATCACGACGTCTCGGCCGAGTCGGTCCAGGACTGCGCGTACGGCAACCCGGACGGGAGCTTCCACGTCGCACTGTTCGGCGATTCGCACTCGGCGCAATGGCTGCCCGCACTCGAGGCATTGGCGGGCACCGATTCCGACCTGGCGATCCGCGCCTACACCAAGTCGTCCTGCCCCGCCGTCGACGTCACGGTACTGGACAAGAACGTGCCCTACCTCTCATGCGACCGCTGGCGAGCGGCGGTGATGGCGGAGTTGACCGCGAACCCGCCGGACCTCGTGGTGTTCTCCAGCTACGCGGCCTACGCCATCGACGGCGTGGACGATCCCGAGGCCCGCCTGACGACGTGGGCGGACGGCACGGCCCGTGCGGTGGCGGCGATGCGCCAAGCCGGGAGCAGGGTCCTCGTCATCGCCGACACGCCGCGCTTCAGAGCCGCACCCTCGCTCTGCATCTCATCGCACCTGGAGGACGTGCGCCCATGTTCCGCCCTTCGCGCCGAGGCACTCGACGCCGCCCAGACCGAGGCCGAGCGCACCTCGGTCGAGGCGGCCGGAGGCACCTTCGTGGACCTGACGCCCTACCTCTGCGACCAGGTGGAGTGCCCGGTCGTCGTCCACGACCTGCTGGTGTATCGCGACGTGAACCACCTCACCGCGAGTTACGTGCGCTACCTGGCACCTGCGCTCGCGGACGCGGTCGGCTGA
- the wecB gene encoding non-hydrolyzing UDP-N-acetylglucosamine 2-epimerase, with translation MKIVSVVGARPQFVKLAPIAKAATAASVDHVIVHTGQHYDPMLSDVFFDDLGIGTPDVHLGVGSGSHGVQTGAMLGALDAVFDEHRPDWVLVYGDTNSTVAAALSAVKMHLPVAHLEAGLRSFNRRMPEEHNRVLTDHAADLLLAPTQVAMEHLAAEGLANRSVLVGDVMTDVLYEVRDAVSGRRSQPVEELALEPGSFYVSTIHRAENTDDPTRLAGIIGALSALDKPVVLLAHPRLVAKAAAHGLDLSQGSLIAHAPMAYPDLIAAAVSSAGVVTDSGGLQKEAFLLRVPCTTVRTETEWVETVELGWNLLADTPAEIAAAVTRPIPHQTDAMPYGDGHAAERVIAALAEHSVGAAATA, from the coding sequence GTGAAGATCGTCAGCGTCGTCGGCGCGCGCCCCCAGTTCGTCAAGCTCGCTCCCATCGCGAAGGCCGCGACCGCGGCATCCGTCGACCACGTCATCGTGCACACGGGACAGCACTACGACCCGATGCTCTCCGACGTGTTCTTCGACGACTTGGGCATCGGCACGCCCGACGTGCACCTGGGAGTCGGCAGCGGATCGCACGGCGTTCAGACCGGGGCGATGCTCGGGGCGCTCGATGCCGTCTTCGACGAGCACCGGCCCGATTGGGTGCTGGTGTACGGCGACACGAACTCGACCGTGGCCGCAGCGCTCTCGGCGGTGAAGATGCACCTGCCGGTGGCCCATCTGGAAGCCGGCTTGCGCTCCTTCAACCGCCGCATGCCCGAGGAGCACAACCGGGTCCTGACCGATCACGCCGCCGACCTGCTGCTCGCGCCGACGCAGGTGGCGATGGAGCACCTCGCCGCCGAGGGTCTCGCGAACCGGTCGGTCCTCGTCGGCGACGTCATGACCGATGTGCTGTACGAGGTGAGGGACGCCGTCTCGGGCCGGCGATCGCAGCCGGTGGAGGAACTCGCGCTCGAGCCTGGGAGCTTCTACGTCTCGACGATCCACCGCGCCGAGAACACCGACGACCCGACAAGACTCGCCGGCATCATCGGCGCGCTCAGCGCGCTCGACAAGCCGGTCGTGCTGCTCGCGCACCCCCGGCTGGTGGCCAAGGCCGCTGCGCACGGGCTGGATCTCTCGCAGGGTTCGCTCATCGCGCACGCGCCCATGGCCTACCCCGACCTCATCGCGGCGGCCGTCTCGAGCGCGGGCGTCGTCACGGATTCGGGCGGTCTGCAGAAGGAGGCGTTCCTGCTGCGGGTACCCTGCACGACCGTGCGCACGGAGACCGAGTGGGTCGAGACGGTGGAGCTCGGCTGGAACCTGCTGGCCGACACGCCCGCTGAGATCGCCGCCGCAGTGACGCGACCGATCCCCCACCAGACGGACGCCATGCCCTACGGCGACGGACACGCCGCCGAGCGCGTGATCGCGGCGCTGGCCGAGCACTCGGTCGGTGCGGCCGCCACGGCATGA
- a CDS encoding glycosyltransferase family 4 protein, protein MRILIVTPWFPTADASASGRFVAREAAALGEEHEVTVLHLDWQRARADATHEGPFALTRVPLSRARPGDYRRARATVAEASRSADVVHTHSLTGLIPWRGKRPANRPWVHSEHWSGLTAPETLRPAERVMRRMLLGTLDLPDVVVAESRRLARAVQANRSGPTMIVPCIVGESPVTEPPRGDVLELVGVGGIIPRKGPLLAVRALAYLVEAGCETRLTWVGEGPQRDEVLAEASALGVADRLNLTGVLDDAGVGAALDAADVFVLPTQGDNFCVVAAEALSHGRPIVSGAETGAVDYAAPSVSVFVHEQTGRAYADAVLAVRESVRGLDARDIAATVAGRFTPAAVRAGLEAAYGVAGADVR, encoded by the coding sequence GTGCGCATCCTCATCGTGACGCCGTGGTTCCCGACCGCCGATGCGTCGGCATCAGGGCGCTTCGTCGCCCGCGAGGCCGCGGCCCTCGGCGAGGAGCACGAGGTCACGGTCCTCCATCTGGACTGGCAGCGCGCCCGCGCCGATGCGACGCACGAGGGCCCGTTCGCGCTCACGCGCGTCCCGTTGTCGCGGGCACGCCCGGGCGACTATCGGCGTGCCCGGGCGACGGTGGCCGAGGCGTCCCGTTCTGCGGACGTCGTGCACACCCACTCGTTGACCGGTCTGATCCCCTGGCGCGGCAAGCGACCCGCGAACCGACCGTGGGTGCACTCCGAGCACTGGTCCGGTCTGACCGCTCCGGAGACGCTGCGCCCGGCCGAGCGGGTCATGCGCCGCATGCTGCTCGGCACGCTCGACCTGCCCGACGTCGTGGTCGCCGAGAGCCGACGGCTGGCCCGGGCGGTCCAGGCGAACCGGTCCGGCCCGACGATGATCGTCCCGTGCATCGTCGGGGAATCACCCGTGACCGAGCCGCCGCGAGGCGATGTGCTCGAGCTCGTCGGCGTGGGCGGCATCATCCCGCGGAAGGGGCCGCTGCTCGCAGTGCGCGCGCTCGCGTACCTGGTCGAGGCGGGCTGCGAGACCCGGCTGACCTGGGTGGGCGAAGGACCCCAACGCGATGAGGTCCTCGCCGAGGCGTCCGCCCTCGGTGTGGCCGACCGCCTGAACCTCACCGGAGTGCTCGACGACGCCGGGGTGGGCGCCGCGCTCGACGCGGCGGACGTTTTCGTGCTGCCGACGCAGGGCGACAACTTCTGCGTCGTCGCGGCAGAGGCGCTCAGCCACGGGCGACCGATCGTGAGCGGTGCCGAGACGGGCGCCGTGGACTACGCCGCCCCGTCCGTCAGCGTCTTCGTCCACGAGCAGACCGGGCGAGCGTACGCCGACGCCGTGCTGGCCGTGCGCGAATCCGTGCGGGGACTCGATGCGCGCGACATCGCCGCCACCGTCGCCGGGCGGTTCACGCCTGCTGCCGTGCGCGCCGGGCTCGAGGCGGCATACGGCGTCGCCGGTGCCGACGTCCGGTGA
- a CDS encoding glycosyltransferase yields MRVVMVTEWYPSVAAPVSGVFVRRDAELIATAADVEVVHLVPPGRVTDADAVADRAAAVPIRRIVMDRTDPFDRRRVAGVLARTIEDADLLHTHAFTTLMAFAGRRVARPWVHSEHWSGVADPSGLTPRGRAIFRLTAPLLRRPDVVTTVSTYLADRVRRYRRGPISVVPSIVPPASLVPPPNDPGEIRLVAVGGLVEGKGPLLALETVRELARRGVGAHLTWVGEGPMRAALEQATREGDRLTLLGALDSDGVSAALDAADVFLLPTKGETLCLSALEAITHGRPVVMGARGGQRDYIVPDNGVLVGPRTPAAYADAVEEIRRRRGELVPERVAATIGDRFHGHRVLEGYLEAYALARAARGISG; encoded by the coding sequence GTGCGCGTGGTGATGGTGACGGAGTGGTACCCGAGCGTCGCCGCTCCGGTTTCCGGCGTGTTCGTGCGCCGCGATGCCGAGCTCATCGCGACCGCCGCCGACGTCGAGGTGGTCCACCTCGTCCCCCCTGGCCGGGTGACCGATGCCGACGCAGTGGCCGATCGCGCCGCTGCCGTGCCGATTCGCCGGATCGTGATGGACCGGACCGATCCGTTCGACCGCCGACGGGTCGCGGGCGTGCTCGCCCGGACCATCGAGGACGCCGACCTGTTGCACACCCACGCCTTCACGACGTTGATGGCGTTCGCCGGGAGAAGGGTGGCGCGGCCCTGGGTGCACAGCGAACACTGGTCGGGAGTGGCCGACCCGAGCGGTCTGACTCCGCGCGGGCGTGCGATCTTCCGGCTCACTGCCCCCTTGCTCCGGCGGCCGGACGTCGTCACCACGGTCAGCACCTACTTGGCCGACCGCGTCCGCCGATATCGTCGAGGCCCGATCTCCGTCGTTCCGTCGATCGTTCCGCCGGCGTCCCTCGTCCCACCGCCGAACGACCCTGGCGAGATCAGACTCGTGGCCGTCGGAGGGCTGGTCGAGGGCAAGGGCCCGCTGCTCGCGCTCGAGACGGTGCGAGAACTCGCTCGGCGTGGCGTCGGGGCCCATCTGACGTGGGTCGGCGAGGGTCCGATGCGAGCCGCCCTCGAGCAGGCGACCCGGGAGGGTGACCGCCTCACGCTGCTCGGCGCCCTCGACTCCGATGGCGTCTCCGCAGCCCTCGACGCGGCAGACGTCTTCCTGCTCCCCACCAAGGGCGAAACGCTCTGCCTCAGTGCCCTCGAGGCGATCACGCACGGTCGCCCCGTGGTCATGGGAGCACGCGGAGGACAGCGGGACTACATCGTGCCCGACAACGGAGTCCTCGTCGGACCTCGCACTCCGGCGGCGTACGCGGACGCGGTCGAGGAGATCCGGCGTCGCCGTGGCGAGCTGGTCCCTGAGCGGGTCGCAGCCACGATCGGCGATCGCTTCCACGGTCACCGCGTCCTGGAAGGGTATCTCGAGGCGTACGCGCTCGCGAGAGCCGCGCGGGGGATCAGCGGCTGA
- a CDS encoding glycosyltransferase, whose translation MSARPHLLYTAWSFPPSRAGGVYRALATVNAFAESGWEVTVLTVPRRLLEESTGTDERLEARVHPRVRVVRVDADVPAFQNDISAWPRRRARHQEIWKLSDLWRDLVRFPEPNYGRWRPSLERAAEQVHRSHPVDLAIGTANPHVDFIPGWHLERRYGVRHVMDYRDAWQLDVFSGRKLITAIPAVGRWERRMMSTATEIWFVNEAIREWHASTHPRQAARMRVVPNGFDEYEAPLAVPVRDDRASGLTFGYIGTISPKVPLVALLDGWRIARASSPELAGARLAIYGYLGHFGGADAGFAAALERARDDGVTFEGPVSKATIGETYRGLDALVLALGTGRFVTSGKVYEYLATGVPIVSVHDPSNAATEVLRSSPAWVATRSLSPSDIAEALAGAARMSASQTDGERRAAQEWARRFERRRQLAPRIAALEALVSR comes from the coding sequence GTGAGCGCCCGTCCGCACCTGCTGTACACCGCCTGGAGCTTTCCCCCCAGCCGCGCGGGCGGAGTGTATCGCGCCCTCGCCACCGTGAACGCGTTCGCGGAATCCGGATGGGAGGTGACGGTGCTCACCGTCCCGCGACGGCTCCTTGAGGAATCCACCGGCACGGACGAACGACTCGAGGCGCGAGTGCACCCGCGGGTCCGCGTCGTGCGCGTCGATGCCGACGTCCCCGCGTTCCAGAACGACATCTCGGCCTGGCCCCGGCGGCGCGCACGTCATCAGGAGATCTGGAAGCTCTCCGACCTCTGGCGGGACCTCGTCCGGTTCCCCGAGCCGAACTACGGCCGGTGGCGTCCGTCGCTCGAGCGCGCCGCCGAGCAGGTCCACCGCTCGCACCCGGTCGATCTGGCGATCGGCACCGCGAACCCGCACGTCGACTTCATTCCCGGATGGCACCTCGAGCGCCGGTACGGCGTGCGGCATGTGATGGACTACCGCGACGCCTGGCAGCTGGATGTCTTCTCCGGCCGGAAATTGATCACGGCCATTCCCGCGGTCGGGCGCTGGGAGCGCCGGATGATGTCGACGGCCACCGAGATCTGGTTCGTCAACGAGGCGATCCGCGAGTGGCACGCTTCGACCCACCCTCGGCAGGCCGCACGGATGCGGGTCGTGCCGAACGGGTTCGACGAGTACGAGGCGCCGCTCGCGGTCCCGGTGCGCGACGATCGGGCGTCGGGCCTGACGTTCGGCTACATCGGCACGATCTCGCCCAAGGTCCCGCTCGTGGCACTGCTCGACGGGTGGCGGATCGCGCGCGCCTCCAGCCCTGAGCTCGCAGGTGCACGGCTCGCGATCTACGGGTACCTCGGTCACTTCGGCGGGGCCGACGCCGGCTTCGCCGCCGCACTCGAGCGCGCGCGCGACGACGGCGTCACCTTCGAGGGGCCCGTCAGCAAGGCGACGATCGGCGAGACGTATCGCGGGCTCGACGCGCTCGTGCTCGCGCTCGGCACCGGACGGTTCGTCACGAGTGGCAAGGTCTACGAGTACCTCGCCACCGGCGTGCCGATCGTCTCGGTGCACGATCCGTCGAACGCGGCGACCGAGGTCCTGCGTAGCTCTCCCGCGTGGGTCGCGACCCGATCGCTCTCGCCCTCCGACATCGCGGAGGCCCTCGCCGGCGCGGCCCGGATGTCGGCCTCGCAGACCGACGGCGAACGCAGGGCGGCGCAGGAGTGGGCCAGGCGCTTCGAGCGCCGACGCCAGCTCGCGCCCCGTATCGCGGCTCTCGAGGCGCTCGTCAGCCGCTGA
- a CDS encoding glycosyltransferase family 1 protein, which yields MTDTLLILSFSRLEQDARLRRQITLFSDRYRVITAGWGPAVGGVERHISLPVPAVSGLRRRARFYAEAVLLRLRAYELLYRTDPVVRAARRALRGVRPDRILANDIESLPIALDLAPGRSVHGDLHEYYPGLHDDNPRWVRLRKPYLEWLVRRYAPRAASLTTVGAEVAEAYRSFGLHVGVVTNSPAFVPMEPSPVATPIRIIHPGASLRSRRLEQMMQAVAESSADVSLTMYLAGNDPAYVRELRTLAASLGNRVRVEDAVPHDDLLPLINAHDVGIHVLPPTVTNNALALPNKFFDYVQARVGVIVGPTPAMASLVREHGFGAVAAGFEKDDIRAVVDTLTPNTVAAWKQAASGAARALSAETQLPVWAEAVDALVGAGADQA from the coding sequence ATGACGGACACGTTGCTCATCCTGTCATTCTCGAGACTCGAACAGGACGCCCGTCTCCGTCGCCAGATCACCCTCTTCTCCGATCGCTACCGCGTCATCACGGCCGGATGGGGACCCGCGGTCGGTGGAGTCGAGCGCCATATCAGCCTTCCCGTTCCTGCGGTATCCGGCCTGCGACGACGTGCCCGGTTCTATGCGGAAGCCGTGCTGCTCCGCCTCCGGGCCTACGAACTGCTCTATCGCACGGACCCGGTCGTACGCGCGGCGCGCCGCGCGCTGCGCGGGGTGCGACCCGACCGGATCCTCGCCAATGACATCGAGAGCCTCCCGATCGCACTTGACCTCGCACCCGGCCGCAGCGTCCACGGCGACCTGCACGAGTACTATCCCGGTCTCCACGATGACAACCCGCGCTGGGTGCGTCTCCGCAAGCCGTACCTCGAGTGGCTCGTCAGGCGCTATGCGCCGCGCGCGGCCTCCCTCACGACAGTCGGCGCGGAGGTCGCCGAGGCGTACCGGTCGTTCGGCCTGCATGTCGGCGTCGTCACGAACTCGCCGGCGTTCGTGCCCATGGAACCCTCGCCGGTCGCGACACCGATCCGGATCATCCACCCGGGTGCCTCGTTGCGCAGTCGTCGCCTCGAGCAGATGATGCAGGCCGTCGCTGAATCCTCGGCCGATGTCTCCCTCACCATGTACCTCGCAGGGAACGACCCCGCGTACGTCCGCGAACTCAGAACCCTCGCCGCGTCGCTCGGCAACCGGGTGCGCGTCGAGGACGCGGTCCCGCACGACGACCTCCTCCCCCTGATCAATGCGCACGATGTGGGCATCCACGTACTTCCGCCGACCGTGACGAACAATGCCCTCGCCCTGCCCAACAAATTCTTCGACTACGTCCAAGCGCGGGTCGGAGTGATCGTCGGGCCGACTCCCGCGATGGCGAGCCTCGTGCGCGAACATGGATTCGGAGCGGTCGCCGCGGGTTTCGAGAAGGACGACATCCGCGCGGTCGTCGACACGCTCACGCCGAACACAGTGGCGGCATGGAAGCAGGCTGCGTCAGGCGCGGCCCGGGCGCTCTCCGCAGAGACGCAGCTTCCGGTCTGGGCCGAGGCCGTTGACGCCCTGGTCGGCGCCGGGGCCGACCAGGCCTGA
- a CDS encoding glycosyltransferase family 2 protein, whose translation MGDRTSDHRSAAPRVDVVVGVHTPERPVERAVGSALRSAAPVRVTVVAHNTDPSGVRARLGGLADDPRVRLLALADGVRSPANSFNAGLEAATAEFVSIIGSDDEFAAGALEGWLALADDSRADVVIAPVLRDDGGMGTAPRPRPGRMRSLDGDRDRLFERAAPLGLIRRRRFADLRFTPGLPRGEDQAYTLELWFSGARVAFDPTLPAYLEHGDQRDRVTMSPGSAGDDFLFLNAMEQSPVFRRMAPASRRAVAAKLLRVHVIGAIASRAPKGIDATDRAALGEAIERIRGWAGGVEGILARRDRAALRAFRAGDDRELEALLGRRSEWRSASALVPANPLLIAHRHAPLRSMIAQRRVARLMAFARSR comes from the coding sequence ATGGGCGACCGGACGTCGGACCACCGTTCCGCGGCCCCTCGGGTCGATGTCGTCGTCGGCGTGCACACCCCCGAGCGTCCCGTCGAGCGGGCTGTCGGGTCGGCGTTGCGCTCGGCTGCGCCCGTCCGGGTCACCGTCGTCGCGCACAACACCGACCCCTCCGGGGTCCGCGCCAGGCTCGGCGGGCTCGCCGACGATCCGCGCGTTCGCCTCCTCGCGCTGGCCGACGGGGTTCGGTCGCCCGCGAACTCCTTCAACGCCGGGCTCGAGGCCGCCACGGCGGAGTTCGTCAGCATCATCGGCTCGGACGACGAGTTCGCCGCCGGGGCCCTCGAGGGATGGCTCGCCCTCGCCGACGACTCCCGCGCCGACGTCGTGATCGCACCGGTGCTGCGCGACGACGGCGGCATGGGCACCGCGCCGCGCCCGAGGCCGGGGCGGATGCGTTCGCTCGACGGCGACCGCGATCGACTCTTCGAACGCGCCGCGCCGCTCGGTCTCATCCGTCGACGACGGTTCGCCGATCTGCGCTTCACCCCCGGCCTTCCGCGCGGAGAGGACCAGGCCTACACGCTCGAACTCTGGTTCTCGGGAGCGCGGGTGGCCTTCGACCCGACACTGCCGGCGTACCTCGAACACGGCGACCAGCGAGACCGGGTCACGATGTCGCCCGGCAGCGCAGGTGATGACTTCCTGTTCCTGAACGCCATGGAGCAGAGCCCCGTGTTCCGTCGGATGGCCCCGGCGAGCCGTCGCGCCGTCGCGGCGAAGCTGTTGCGGGTCCACGTGATCGGCGCGATCGCATCGCGGGCACCGAAGGGGATCGACGCGACGGACCGCGCCGCCCTGGGAGAGGCGATCGAACGGATTCGAGGCTGGGCCGGCGGCGTCGAGGGCATTCTCGCCCGGCGCGACCGAGCCGCGCTCCGCGCATTCCGAGCTGGCGACGACCGCGAGCTCGAAGCGCTCCTCGGACGGCGGAGCGAGTGGCGCAGCGCGAGCGCGCTCGTGCCGGCGAACCCGCTGCTCATCGCCCATCGTCATGCACCGCTCCGGTCGATGATCGCCCAACGCCGAGTGGCTCGGCTGATGGCGTTCGCGCGCTCGCGGTGA
- a CDS encoding ABC transporter ATP-binding protein, producing the protein MKANWRLYQQVLSALPRAARRFLLWYAILQGLLAILDGAALALLAVVLSPLVGGQAVTLPILGEISGAGVLVPLAIVCLLIVLKGVLALVLYWAATRRFAAYELDLGSRVFEGFTRAPWIERLRRNSSDLVRITDSSVATTIAGFVLPGASLIGEALNFVTLLTVLAVAQPFIGAITLVYLGLVGLFLNRQISRRTRQAGLVALRYSLRSSRLITEMIAALKEVTLRGMANDVAAVVRDNRTHSTRARANAQFLGQVPRYTLETAIIVGIGIVGLVGWLTGGIAGATAAVAIFGLAGFRMAPSVVRFQGVLSQLNVSAPHAQAVVDEIQRSEALTAHLSDRESLPLPQRPSVIRFESVSFTYAPDVEQAVSEISLEIPFGSTVAFVGASGAGKSTIVDLLLGLIEPTAGRVMIDDVPLTALTEAWRRRVAYVPQEVSLFDATVAQNVALTWTGSYDAERVRTALDRAHMLDAVESRFGGIDGRIGERGMALSGGQRQRLGIARALYVDPLVLVMDEATSALDTATEAAVTQSIAELRGSTTTVTVAHRLATIKDADRIFFLSGGRLVAQGTFDELVLAVPEFATQAALAGLADRALHSRAELDEPTR; encoded by the coding sequence ATGAAGGCGAACTGGCGTCTGTATCAGCAGGTCCTGTCGGCGTTGCCGCGTGCGGCTCGACGGTTCCTGCTGTGGTACGCGATCCTCCAAGGTCTGCTGGCCATCCTCGACGGCGCCGCGCTCGCCCTCCTGGCCGTCGTGCTCTCGCCACTGGTGGGCGGGCAGGCCGTGACCCTCCCGATTCTCGGCGAGATCTCCGGGGCCGGTGTGCTGGTGCCGCTTGCGATCGTCTGCCTGCTCATCGTCCTCAAGGGCGTCCTCGCGCTCGTGCTCTACTGGGCCGCGACGCGGCGGTTCGCCGCGTACGAGCTCGACCTCGGGTCACGCGTCTTCGAGGGCTTCACGCGCGCGCCGTGGATCGAGCGACTGCGACGAAACTCCTCCGACCTCGTCCGGATCACCGACTCGAGCGTCGCCACGACGATCGCCGGATTCGTGCTCCCGGGCGCCTCGCTCATCGGCGAGGCGCTGAACTTCGTCACGCTGCTGACGGTGCTGGCTGTGGCCCAACCGTTCATCGGCGCGATCACGCTCGTCTACCTGGGGCTCGTCGGACTCTTCCTGAACCGGCAGATCTCCCGTCGCACCCGGCAGGCTGGTCTGGTCGCGTTGCGCTATTCGCTGCGCTCATCGCGATTGATCACCGAGATGATCGCCGCGCTCAAGGAGGTCACGCTCCGCGGGATGGCGAACGACGTCGCCGCGGTCGTTCGCGACAACCGCACGCATTCCACGCGGGCACGCGCCAACGCCCAGTTCCTGGGTCAGGTCCCGCGGTACACGCTCGAGACGGCCATCATCGTGGGGATCGGGATCGTCGGCCTGGTCGGCTGGCTCACCGGCGGAATCGCCGGAGCCACGGCGGCCGTCGCCATCTTCGGGCTGGCGGGGTTCCGCATGGCGCCGTCGGTCGTCCGGTTCCAGGGTGTCCTCTCGCAGCTCAACGTGAGCGCGCCGCACGCGCAGGCCGTGGTGGACGAGATCCAGCGTTCGGAGGCGCTCACGGCTCACCTGTCGGACCGCGAATCGCTCCCGCTTCCCCAGCGCCCCTCGGTCATCCGCTTCGAGTCCGTCAGCTTCACGTACGCGCCCGACGTGGAGCAGGCTGTGAGCGAGATCTCGCTGGAGATCCCCTTCGGCTCGACCGTGGCGTTCGTCGGCGCGTCCGGCGCCGGCAAGTCGACCATCGTGGACCTGCTGCTGGGACTCATCGAACCCACCGCGGGCCGGGTGATGATCGACGATGTGCCGCTCACCGCCCTCACCGAGGCCTGGCGACGTCGCGTCGCCTATGTCCCCCAAGAGGTGTCGCTCTTCGACGCCACCGTCGCCCAGAACGTCGCGCTCACGTGGACCGGGTCCTACGATGCCGAACGCGTGCGAACCGCCTTGGACCGGGCGCACATGCTCGACGCGGTCGAATCGCGGTTCGGCGGCATCGACGGCCGCATCGGCGAGCGCGGCATGGCACTCTCGGGCGGTCAGCGGCAGCGCCTGGGGATCGCGCGGGCCCTCTACGTCGATCCCCTGGTGCTCGTGATGGATGAAGCGACCAGCGCACTGGACACCGCGACGGAAGCCGCGGTCACCCAGTCGATCGCGGAGCTGCGAGGTTCGACCACCACCGTGACGGTCGCGCACCGCTTGGCGACCATCAAGGACGCCGACCGCATCTTCTTCCTCAGCGGCGGACGCCTGGTCGCGCAGGGCACGTTCGACGAGTTGGTCCTGGCCGTACCCGAGTTCGCCACTCAGGCCGCGCTCGCCGGCCTGGCCGACCGCGCGCTGCACTCCCGTGCCGAGCTCGACGAACCGACCCGGTAG